A single region of the Anaerostipes rhamnosivorans genome encodes:
- a CDS encoding calcium/sodium antiporter: MNLLPHIAFLVAGFILLMKGADYFVEGASMIAAKFGIPQIVIGLTIVACGTSAPEAAVSISAAFKGNVGITVGNILGSNIMNILLILGLTAVVCTVAIKEGTVKVEMPFVVVITVILTGMGIAGGSLSRLDGVILWALFFGFFVYLFRLTKKEGIEEGIEEVNASLLKMIVFTIGGLIAIVLGSDVTVDAATSIAKALSVSDRIIGLTVVAFGTSLPELVTSVTAAFKGKADIAVGNIVGSNIFNILFVVGTVAVIHPVPFDTSFIPDAAAAILSALLLWLLSSKDRKLTRGNGFIMLVCFAVYLAQLLLK, encoded by the coding sequence ATGAATCTATTGCCACACATTGCCTTTCTGGTTGCAGGATTTATTCTGTTGATGAAGGGTGCGGATTATTTTGTAGAAGGAGCTTCTATGATCGCGGCTAAGTTTGGTATCCCGCAGATCGTCATAGGACTTACCATCGTAGCCTGCGGGACCAGCGCTCCTGAGGCGGCAGTCAGTATTTCAGCGGCTTTTAAAGGAAACGTGGGAATCACGGTTGGTAATATCCTGGGAAGCAATATTATGAACATTCTGCTGATCCTGGGCTTAACTGCAGTAGTCTGCACAGTGGCTATAAAGGAAGGGACGGTGAAGGTGGAGATGCCGTTTGTTGTAGTGATCACCGTGATACTCACCGGCATGGGCATCGCCGGAGGCAGCCTTTCTCGTCTGGATGGAGTGATCCTCTGGGCACTGTTTTTTGGTTTTTTTGTCTACTTGTTTCGACTGACAAAAAAAGAAGGGATTGAGGAAGGCATAGAGGAAGTGAACGCGTCCCTCCTCAAAATGATCGTGTTTACCATAGGAGGGCTGATTGCTATTGTGCTGGGAAGTGATGTTACAGTAGACGCAGCAACTTCCATCGCCAAAGCCTTAAGCGTTTCTGACCGGATCATCGGCCTGACAGTCGTGGCGTTCGGCACATCTCTTCCGGAACTTGTCACATCGGTGACTGCGGCATTTAAGGGAAAAGCCGATATCGCGGTGGGCAATATTGTAGGAAGCAACATCTTTAACATCCTGTTTGTCGTAGGGACGGTGGCGGTCATTCATCCGGTTCCGTTTGATACAAGCTTCATCCCGGATGCGGCAGCGGCTATCCTCTCGGCACTACTCTTGTGGCTGCTCTCGTCCAAGGACCGGAAACTGACTAGAGGCAATGGCTTTATCATGCTTGTATGCTTTGCGGTCTATTTAGCACAATTATTACTCAAATAA
- the yihA gene encoding ribosome biogenesis GTP-binding protein YihA/YsxC — MIIKSINLETVCGITSKLPQNQLPEVAFAGKSNVGKSSLINALMNRKSYARVSAQPGKTQTINYYNINDELYYVDLPGYGYAKVTESVKEQWGAMIERYLHTSKQLKLVFLLIDIRHKPSKNDVMMYDWIVHNGYYPVIIATKSDKLKRSQLSKHLKEIRQELSLNKETPVFPFSSLSKQGREEIWDFIEEVVMPEQAEDMQS; from the coding sequence ATGATCATAAAATCAATCAATCTGGAAACGGTCTGCGGGATCACCAGTAAGCTTCCACAAAACCAGCTTCCGGAAGTGGCATTTGCCGGGAAGTCCAATGTGGGAAAATCATCCCTGATCAATGCACTGATGAACCGGAAATCCTACGCTAGGGTATCAGCCCAGCCGGGAAAGACCCAGACCATCAACTACTATAATATCAATGACGAACTATACTATGTGGATCTGCCGGGATACGGATATGCCAAGGTCACGGAATCAGTAAAAGAGCAGTGGGGAGCCATGATCGAGAGGTATCTCCACACGTCAAAACAGCTGAAGCTTGTGTTCCTGCTCATTGACATCCGTCATAAGCCTTCCAAGAACGATGTGATGATGTATGACTGGATCGTACATAACGGCTATTATCCTGTTATCATCGCCACAAAAAGCGACAAGCTGAAGCGCAGTCAGCTCTCCAAGCATTTAAAGGAGATCCGGCAAGAATTGTCACTGAACAAAGAGACACCGGTCTTTCCGTTTTCTTCTCTCTCAAAACAGGGAAGAGAAGAGATCTGGGACTTCATTGAAGAAGTAGTCATGCCTGAACAGGCGGAGGACATGCAGTCATAA
- a CDS encoding DUF4364 family protein, translating to MEENGLTLYKLMILFLIKKVDFPLSNSQISEFILDKGYTTYFKLQQAFHELEDEDMLRTELVRNASHYFLTEEGKEAIDMFEYQLSEPIRNDILTFLATKEYQLREETNLEADYFPAKRDEYTVRLRIKEKDSMLLEVNLNVVSRDQAIYICDHWRSNHSDIYAYLINRLLFQEQTHTEEKETDS from the coding sequence ATGGAAGAAAACGGCCTGACTTTATATAAATTAATGATTTTATTTTTGATCAAGAAGGTAGATTTCCCGCTGAGCAATTCCCAGATTTCAGAGTTTATCCTGGATAAGGGTTATACAACTTATTTTAAGCTTCAGCAGGCTTTTCACGAACTGGAAGACGAAGATATGCTGAGAACCGAACTTGTGAGAAATGCCAGCCATTATTTTCTGACAGAAGAGGGAAAAGAAGCCATCGACATGTTTGAATACCAGTTGTCAGAACCGATCCGCAACGATATTTTGACATTTTTGGCGACAAAAGAATATCAGCTCAGAGAAGAAACCAATCTGGAGGCAGATTATTTTCCTGCAAAGCGGGATGAGTACACCGTAAGGCTCAGGATCAAAGAAAAGGACAGTATGCTGCTGGAAGTGAACTTGAATGTTGTGTCCAGGGATCAAGCGATCTATATCTGCGATCACTGGAGATCCAACCATTCCGATATCTATGCCTATCTAATCAACCGCCTGCTCTTTCAGGAGCAGACCCACACAGAAGAAAAGGAGACCGATTCCTAA
- a CDS encoding stage V sporulation protein AA: MTVYIKAEDSVCIHNPDVKIKDVASIYCTDKDMEQKVKEAKLFHFQKRGNEREIVSILKAVEVIKEIDKTAEVVNMGPEDFIIYLKEVTQEKKWAHYLKIAGVCLVAFFGASFSIMSYNTDVGIDDLFATVYQLVMGTPPKGPTVLHLAYTAGLAIGIIVFFNHAGKIKITDDPTPFEVQMRLYERDVNDTLMIDAGRKKEEQDVSS; this comes from the coding sequence ATGACCGTATATATCAAAGCGGAAGACAGCGTATGTATTCATAATCCGGATGTAAAAATAAAAGATGTTGCATCCATTTACTGTACCGACAAGGACATGGAGCAGAAAGTAAAAGAAGCAAAGCTCTTTCATTTTCAGAAACGGGGAAATGAAAGAGAGATTGTATCGATCTTAAAAGCAGTGGAAGTCATCAAAGAAATAGATAAAACTGCGGAAGTGGTCAACATGGGACCGGAAGATTTTATCATTTACTTAAAGGAAGTCACCCAGGAAAAGAAATGGGCCCATTACCTGAAGATAGCAGGTGTCTGCCTGGTAGCATTTTTTGGAGCCAGCTTTTCCATCATGAGCTACAACACAGATGTGGGGATCGACGATTTGTTTGCAACTGTCTATCAGCTGGTTATGGGAACACCTCCCAAAGGGCCTACGGTTCTTCATCTGGCATACACAGCTGGACTTGCCATTGGTATCATTGTATTCTTTAACCACGCCGGAAAGATCAAGATCACAGACGACCCAACGCCGTTTGAGGTACAGATGAGACTGTATGAGAGAGATGTCAACGACACATTAATGATTGACGCCGGCCGGAAAAAGGAGGAGCAGGATGTTTCTTCGTAA
- a CDS encoding stage V sporulation protein AB, with amino-acid sequence MFLRNLLLIVYGLSAGALIAGSFLAFLSMIGVVPRLAGLTKTISHAMLYETCITLGGVLGTAAFIYRWHIPLGYPLLILFGLFGGIFTGCLIGALAEMLKSLPVFSRRLKIRDGIPLIIYSIALGKIAGCWMQFLR; translated from the coding sequence ATGTTTCTTCGTAATTTACTTTTAATCGTCTACGGACTATCCGCCGGAGCACTGATAGCCGGAAGCTTTCTAGCCTTTTTAAGTATGATCGGAGTCGTGCCGAGACTGGCTGGGCTGACCAAGACCATATCCCACGCCATGCTCTACGAAACCTGCATCACACTGGGAGGAGTATTGGGAACCGCAGCATTCATATACCGCTGGCACATCCCTCTGGGATACCCGCTGCTGATCCTATTCGGCCTATTCGGAGGGATCTTCACAGGCTGCCTCATCGGAGCCCTGGCCGAAATGCTCAAAAGTCTCCCGGTCTTTTCCAGAAGACTGAAAATAAGAGACGGAATACCACTGATCATCTATTCCATAGCACTAGGAAAAATAGCAGGATGCTGGATGCAATTTTTGCGTTAG
- the spoVAC gene encoding stage V sporulation protein AC produces the protein MHNEPSKEQYNEYVEQVTPASSCVMNCVRAFFVGGAICTLGQALKRAAMHWLHLGEKDALLTVTLALVLLSVLLTGFNLYSKITKFGGAGGLVPITGFANSVASPAIEYQKEGQVFGIGVKIFTIAGPVILYGILSSFILGVIYMILVRLGVM, from the coding sequence ATGCATAATGAACCGTCAAAGGAACAATACAATGAATATGTGGAACAGGTGACGCCGGCCAGCAGCTGTGTCATGAACTGTGTCCGCGCGTTTTTTGTAGGAGGAGCAATCTGCACGTTAGGACAGGCGCTGAAGCGGGCAGCCATGCACTGGCTCCATTTAGGAGAAAAAGATGCGCTGCTCACTGTCACTTTAGCTCTTGTACTGCTGAGTGTGCTGCTTACTGGATTTAACCTGTATTCTAAGATTACAAAATTTGGAGGAGCAGGAGGGTTGGTACCGATCACGGGATTTGCCAATTCAGTCGCGTCCCCGGCTATTGAATATCAAAAGGAAGGACAGGTTTTCGGAATAGGGGTTAAGATCTTTACCATTGCAGGTCCTGTGATCCTGTACGGAATTTTATCCTCCTTTATCCTGGGAGTGATCTATATGATATTAGTCAGATTGGGGGTTATGTGA
- the spoVAD gene encoding stage V sporulation protein AD, giving the protein MKVMKGKQSLEFENPPYLKGWSSVVGEKEGEGPLGQAFDQVIDDPLFGEETWELAEGRFMRQAALLAIQKAEITKNQVRYAFAGDLLEQIMATSFGIKDLEIPLFGLYGACSTAGESISLASMTVAAGYADHALALASSHIGSAEKQFRFPLEYGSQRPLSATWTVTGAGGFVISKEKSPIKVRGITTGKIVDYGVKDSMNMGACMAPAAAEVIYQHFNDFAMTPDDYDAIYTGDLGEVGKEILIKLLKDNGYDISKVHGDCGIEIYQDETQDTHAGGSGCACSAVVLSSMITRKMINGGWKRVLFVPTGALLSKTSFNEGETVPGIAHGVLLEREEL; this is encoded by the coding sequence ATGAAAGTAATGAAGGGAAAACAAAGCCTGGAATTTGAAAATCCGCCGTATCTGAAAGGATGGTCCTCCGTTGTCGGAGAAAAAGAAGGGGAAGGACCGCTGGGCCAGGCATTTGACCAGGTTATCGATGATCCCCTGTTCGGCGAGGAGACATGGGAGCTTGCAGAGGGAAGATTTATGCGCCAGGCAGCACTTCTGGCGATCCAGAAGGCGGAGATCACAAAAAATCAGGTGCGGTACGCCTTCGCTGGAGATCTTTTAGAGCAGATCATGGCCACATCCTTTGGTATCAAAGATCTTGAGATTCCTCTCTTTGGACTGTACGGCGCGTGTTCCACAGCGGGAGAGTCCATTTCATTGGCGTCCATGACCGTTGCCGCAGGCTATGCGGATCATGCGCTGGCTCTTGCCTCCAGCCATATCGGAAGTGCGGAGAAGCAGTTCCGTTTTCCATTGGAGTACGGAAGCCAGAGACCTTTGTCCGCAACCTGGACAGTGACGGGAGCCGGTGGTTTTGTGATCTCCAAGGAAAAGAGTCCGATCAAAGTCCGGGGGATCACAACCGGAAAGATCGTGGATTACGGTGTAAAAGACTCTATGAACATGGGAGCCTGCATGGCACCGGCTGCTGCTGAAGTCATCTATCAGCACTTTAATGACTTTGCTATGACACCGGATGATTATGATGCCATCTATACCGGGGATCTAGGGGAGGTAGGAAAAGAGATTCTGATCAAACTTCTGAAAGACAATGGATATGATATCTCAAAGGTACACGGGGACTGCGGGATCGAGATCTATCAGGACGAGACCCAGGATACCCACGCAGGCGGTTCAGGATGTGCCTGCAGCGCGGTAGTGCTTTCCTCCATGATCACAAGAAAGATGATAAACGGCGGCTGGAAAAGAGTACTTTTTGTGCCTACAGGTGCACTGCTGTCAAAAACAAGCTTTAACGAGGGCGAGACCGTGCCGGGGATCGCTCATGGAGTTTTGCTGGAAAGAGAGGAACTGTAA
- the spoVAE gene encoding stage V sporulation protein AE — translation MEYVKAFIVGGIICILVQILMDNTKLQPGRIMVILVVSGAVLGALGIYEKIADFAGCGATVPLSGFGFSLWKGMKEAIDQHGVLGLFEGGFTAAAVGTSAALIFSYLASLIFQPKIKK, via the coding sequence ATGGAATATGTAAAAGCATTTATTGTAGGAGGCATCATCTGTATTCTGGTGCAGATTCTTATGGATAATACAAAGCTGCAGCCTGGTAGGATCATGGTCATCCTGGTTGTATCAGGAGCAGTGCTGGGAGCTCTCGGGATCTATGAAAAGATTGCTGATTTTGCAGGATGCGGGGCAACAGTTCCGCTCTCAGGCTTTGGATTTTCCCTGTGGAAGGGCATGAAAGAAGCCATCGACCAACACGGAGTCCTGGGGCTGTTTGAAGGCGGATTTACGGCAGCAGCGGTGGGAACATCCGCGGCGCTGATCTTTTCTTATCTGGCATCGCTGATCTTTCAGCCTAAGATCAAGAAATAG